In Parus major isolate Abel chromosome 3, Parus_major1.1, whole genome shotgun sequence, the following are encoded in one genomic region:
- the RRBP1 gene encoding ribosome-binding protein 1 isoform X1, with the protein MDVYDPQTLGVMVFGGFMVISAIGIFLVSTFSMKETSYEEALAKQRKELEKAQQQKLEKKKKEKTVEKKGKAKKKEEKPNGKIPEQQLTQEVTDPPKEVVPEPAVVPEPVTVETPIAAVAVVPQEKEKPVPSPKEKRKKEKKVAKVEPAPSPVLAPPPVSVPKSSPVREVAPKEVPVVAVPPVGTQQSAPVISSVTLKKTEALPAQEDQKHDAPAKKKAASKKKSEPAPADSDGALYLPYKTLVSTVSSMVFSEGEAQQLIEILTEKAGIIQDTWHTATQKGDPVAVLKRQLEEKEKQLSAEQEDAAAARNKLRELSKELSAERAKAVAMEGKLKEQLLAREREIVAVQARMQASYQDHVSETQQLQGKIRTLQEQLENGPNTQLARLQQENSILRDALNQATSQMESKQNAELAKLRQECNKLMKELSEKSEVLQQEEQQRKSWEIKAAALEKRIEQLQAYQREAEVMLQKRLDEVSDELRKTQSSYKSLLADAEKTKGQQQSIAELQGKLLSSEAEVKSKLLELDSVKGKLQDASSENTKLLERIKSIEALLEAGQMREAEKDRDLQAANEAEMKQLQSRLQEKTNQLSALEREATQLREAVEQQKVKNDDLRKKNWKAVEALTTVEKACEEKLIAATKAKEELAQQLDALQTRTKQTLLSALPGVTLSSEQDYDTWLQEFKEKTVGVLKQQMITTEPPDSALKLKEAEEAQSTLQAECEQYRTILAETEGMLRNLQKSVEEEEQVWKAKLTASEEELQKSHLQLKSLEGMVEKLKADLQSTDQLKEYTSLLETQLENHLETASSERQNYTKEVGALRQLLSESQEQLEAAKTETQKQSKELALLKTQLEQNETLAEKEQMLRQKLARELEEAQSLARSLQAELEKLRLAEHAAASDKEETQHLKERLEKEKKLTKDLGQAATKLQELLKVTQDQLAKEREMVKKLKEQLQETGKEDSSKEGTSV; encoded by the exons ATGGATGTGTACGACCCTCAGACGCTGGGTGTTATGGTCTTTGGAGGCTTCATGGTGATCTCAGCCATCGGCATCTTCCTGGTGTCCACCTTCTCCATGAAGGAGACGTCTTACGAGGAAGCCTTGGCCAAGCAACGCAAGGAGCTTGAGAAggcccagcagcagaaattagagaaaaagaagaaggagaaaacagttgagaaaaaaggaaaagcgaagaaaaaggaagagaaaccGAATGGGAagatcccagagcagcagcttaCTCAGGAAGTGACGGACCCTCCCAAGGAGGTGGTTCCTGAGCCCGCTGTGGTGCCTGAGCCTGTGACAGTTGAGACTCCAATTGCAGCGGTGGCAGTTGTCccccaggaaaaggagaaacctGTTCCATCACCtaaggagaagaggaagaaggagaagaaggtgGCAAAGGTGGAGCCTGCTCCTAGCCCGGTGTTGGCTCCACCCCCGGTCAGCGTCCCCAAAAGTTCTCCCGTGCGGGAGGTGGCCCCTAAGGAGGTTCCTGTTGTGGCAGTGCCCCCAGTTGGCACTCAGCAAAGTGCTCCTGTCATCAGCTCTGTCACCCTCAAGAAAACCGAGGCTCTTCCAGCCCAGGAGGATCAGAAGCATGATGCACCTGCCAAGAAAAAGGCTGCATCCAAGAAGAAGAGTGAGCCAG CACCTGCGGATTCGGATGGGGCCCTGTACCTGCCCTACAAGACTCTGGTGTCCACAGTCAGCAGCATGGTGTTCAGTGAGGGGGAGGCCCAGCAGCTCATCGAGATCCTGACGGAGAAAGCAGGGATCATCCAGGACACCTGGCACACG GCCACACAGAAGGGTGACCCAGTTGCTGTCCTGAAACgccagctggaggagaaggagaagcagctttctgccgagcaggaggatgcagctgctgccaggaacaaactgagggagctgagcaAG GAGCTGTCAGCTGAGCGGGCCAAGGCGGTGGCCATGGAGGGCaagctgaaggagcagctgctggcccGCGAGCGGGAGATTGTGGCGGTGCAGGCACGGATGCAGGCCAGCTACCAGGACCATGTCAGCGAgacccagcagctccagggcaag ATCCGAActctgcaggaacagctggagAACGGTCCCAACACGCAGCTGGCTCGCCTGCAGCAGGAGAACTCCATCCTGAGGGATGCCCTCAACCAGGCTACCAGCCAGATGGAAAGCAA GCAAAATGCTGAGCTGGCCAAGTTGAGGCAGGAGTGCAACAAGCTGATGAAAGAGCTGTCTGAGAAgtcagaggtgctgcagcaagaagagcagcagaggaagagctgggagaTCAAAGCAGCGGCTTTGGAGAAGCGAATCGAGCAGCTGCAG GCTTACCAACGGGAGGCAGAGGTGATGCTGCAGAAGAGGCTGGATGAGGTCAGCGACGAGCTCCGCAAAACCCAAAGCAGCTACAAGAGCCTGTTGGCAGATGCAGAGAAGAccaaagggcagcagcagagcattGCTG AACTGCAGGGcaagctgctgagctctgaggCAGAGGTTAAAAGTAAGCTGCTGGAGTTGGACAGTGTGAAAGGGAAACTGCAGGATGCCAGCTCAGAGAATACAAAGCTCCTGGAGAGGATCAAGTCCATCGAAGCCCTGCTGGAGGCAGGCCAGATGCGGGAGGCAGAAAAAGACAGAGACCTGCAG GCAGCCaatgaagcagaaatgaaacagtTGCAGTCAAG ACTCCAGGAGAAGACAAACCAGCTCTCAGCCTTGGAAAGGGAAGCCACACAGCTTCGGGAGGCAGTGGAGCAACAGAAGGTGAAAAACGAT GACCTTCGGAAAAAGAACTGGAAGGCAGTGGAAGCACTGACCACGGTGGAGAAGGCGTGTGAGGAGAAACTGATTGCTGCTACAAAAGCAAAG GAAGAGCTGGCCCAGCAGCTGGACGCGCTCCAGACACGAACCAAGCAGACgctgctctctgccctcccCGGAGTCACCTTGTCCTCAGAGCAG GATTATGACACGTGGCTACAGGAGTTTAAGGAGAAGACTGTGGGTGTGCTAAAGCAGCAGATGATCACAACAGAGCCACCA GATTCAGCTCTTAAATTAAAAGAGGCAGAGGAAGCACAAAGCACTTTACAAGCAGAATGTGAGCAGTACAGAACGATCCTCGCAGAGACA GAAGGGATGCTGCGAAACCTGCAGAAGAGcgtggaggaagaggagcaggtgTGGAAGGCAAAGCTGACAGCCTCTGAAGAGGAGCTCCAAAAG TCACACCTGCAGCTGAAATCCCTGGAAGGCATGGTGGAGAAGTTGAAAGCAGATCTGCAGAGCACAGATCAG CTAAAGGAATACACCTCTCTTCTGGAAACACAACTGGAAAATCACTTGGAGACAGCCAGCTCCGAGCGCCAGAACTACACAAAAGAAGTTGGAGCT TTGAGGCAGCTCTTGTCAGagtcccaggagcagctggaggcagcaaaGACTGAAACGCAGAAGCAGAGCAAGGAGCTGGCCCTG TTGAaaacccagctggagcagaacgAAACGCTGGCAGAGAAGGAGCAAATGCTGCGGCAAAAGCTGGCAcgggagctggaggag GCCCAGAGCTTAGCACGCAGcttgcaggcagagctggaaaagctgagaCTGGCAGAACATGCAGCAGCTTCAGACAAGGAGGAGACCCAGCACCTCAAG GAAagacttgaaaaagaaaaaaaattaacaaaggaCCTGGGCCAGGCAGCAACCAAACTGCAGGAGCTACTGAAGGTTACCCAGGACCAACTGgccaaagagagagaaatggtGAAGAAGTTGAAAGAACAGCTTCAGGAAACG GGGAAAGAGGACAGTTCAAAGGAAGGGACTTCAGTTTGA
- the RRBP1 gene encoding ribosome-binding protein 1 isoform X5, with protein MDVYDPQTLGVMVFGGFMVISAIGIFLVSTFSMKETSYEEALAKQRKELEKAQQQKLEKKKKEKTVEKKGKAKKKEEKPNGKIPEQQLTQEVTDPPKEVVPEPAVVPEPVTVETPIAAVAVVPQEKEKPVPSPKEKRKKEKKVAKVEPAPSPVLAPPPVSVPKSSPVREVAPKEVPVVAVPPVGTQQSAPVISSVTLKKTEALPAQEDQKHDAPAKKKAASKKKSEPAPADSDGALYLPYKTLVSTVSSMVFSEGEAQQLIEILTEKAGIIQDTWHTATQKGDPVAVLKRQLEEKEKQLSAEQEDAAAARNKLRELSKELSAERAKAVAMEGKLKEQLLAREREIVAVQARMQASYQDHVSETQQLQGKIRTLQEQLENGPNTQLARLQQENSILRDALNQATSQMESKQNAELAKLRQECNKLMKELSEKSEVLQQEEQQRKSWEIKAAALEKRIEQLQAYQREAEVMLQKRLDEVSDELRKTQSSYKSLLADAEKTKGQQQSIAELQGKLLSSEAEVKSKLLELDSVKGKLQDASSENTKLLERIKSIEALLEAGQMREAEKDRDLQAANEAEMKQLQSRLQEKTNQLSALEREATQLREAVEQQKVKNDDLRKKNWKAVEALTTVEKACEEKLIAATKAKEELAQQLDALQTRTKQTLLSALPGVTLSSEQDYDTWLQEFKEKTVGVLKQQMITTEPPDSALKLKEAEEAQSTLQAECEQYRTILAETEGMLRNLQKSVEEEEQVWKAKLTASEEELQKSHLQLKSLEGMVEKLKADLQSTDQLKEYTSLLETQLENHLETASSERQNYTKEVGALRQLLSESQEQLEAAKTETQKQSKELALVRQQLSEAKSHIQEEVVGLEAEPSEPAPLKVRLKTQLEQNETLAEKEQMLRQKLARELEEAQSLARSLQAELEKLRLAEHAAASDKEETQHLKERLEKEKKLTKDLGQAATKLQELLKVTQDQLAKEREMVKKLKEQLQETGKEDSSKEGTSV; from the exons ATGGATGTGTACGACCCTCAGACGCTGGGTGTTATGGTCTTTGGAGGCTTCATGGTGATCTCAGCCATCGGCATCTTCCTGGTGTCCACCTTCTCCATGAAGGAGACGTCTTACGAGGAAGCCTTGGCCAAGCAACGCAAGGAGCTTGAGAAggcccagcagcagaaattagagaaaaagaagaaggagaaaacagttgagaaaaaaggaaaagcgaagaaaaaggaagagaaaccGAATGGGAagatcccagagcagcagcttaCTCAGGAAGTGACGGACCCTCCCAAGGAGGTGGTTCCTGAGCCCGCTGTGGTGCCTGAGCCTGTGACAGTTGAGACTCCAATTGCAGCGGTGGCAGTTGTCccccaggaaaaggagaaacctGTTCCATCACCtaaggagaagaggaagaaggagaagaaggtgGCAAAGGTGGAGCCTGCTCCTAGCCCGGTGTTGGCTCCACCCCCGGTCAGCGTCCCCAAAAGTTCTCCCGTGCGGGAGGTGGCCCCTAAGGAGGTTCCTGTTGTGGCAGTGCCCCCAGTTGGCACTCAGCAAAGTGCTCCTGTCATCAGCTCTGTCACCCTCAAGAAAACCGAGGCTCTTCCAGCCCAGGAGGATCAGAAGCATGATGCACCTGCCAAGAAAAAGGCTGCATCCAAGAAGAAGAGTGAGCCAG CACCTGCGGATTCGGATGGGGCCCTGTACCTGCCCTACAAGACTCTGGTGTCCACAGTCAGCAGCATGGTGTTCAGTGAGGGGGAGGCCCAGCAGCTCATCGAGATCCTGACGGAGAAAGCAGGGATCATCCAGGACACCTGGCACACG GCCACACAGAAGGGTGACCCAGTTGCTGTCCTGAAACgccagctggaggagaaggagaagcagctttctgccgagcaggaggatgcagctgctgccaggaacaaactgagggagctgagcaAG GAGCTGTCAGCTGAGCGGGCCAAGGCGGTGGCCATGGAGGGCaagctgaaggagcagctgctggcccGCGAGCGGGAGATTGTGGCGGTGCAGGCACGGATGCAGGCCAGCTACCAGGACCATGTCAGCGAgacccagcagctccagggcaag ATCCGAActctgcaggaacagctggagAACGGTCCCAACACGCAGCTGGCTCGCCTGCAGCAGGAGAACTCCATCCTGAGGGATGCCCTCAACCAGGCTACCAGCCAGATGGAAAGCAA GCAAAATGCTGAGCTGGCCAAGTTGAGGCAGGAGTGCAACAAGCTGATGAAAGAGCTGTCTGAGAAgtcagaggtgctgcagcaagaagagcagcagaggaagagctgggagaTCAAAGCAGCGGCTTTGGAGAAGCGAATCGAGCAGCTGCAG GCTTACCAACGGGAGGCAGAGGTGATGCTGCAGAAGAGGCTGGATGAGGTCAGCGACGAGCTCCGCAAAACCCAAAGCAGCTACAAGAGCCTGTTGGCAGATGCAGAGAAGAccaaagggcagcagcagagcattGCTG AACTGCAGGGcaagctgctgagctctgaggCAGAGGTTAAAAGTAAGCTGCTGGAGTTGGACAGTGTGAAAGGGAAACTGCAGGATGCCAGCTCAGAGAATACAAAGCTCCTGGAGAGGATCAAGTCCATCGAAGCCCTGCTGGAGGCAGGCCAGATGCGGGAGGCAGAAAAAGACAGAGACCTGCAG GCAGCCaatgaagcagaaatgaaacagtTGCAGTCAAG ACTCCAGGAGAAGACAAACCAGCTCTCAGCCTTGGAAAGGGAAGCCACACAGCTTCGGGAGGCAGTGGAGCAACAGAAGGTGAAAAACGAT GACCTTCGGAAAAAGAACTGGAAGGCAGTGGAAGCACTGACCACGGTGGAGAAGGCGTGTGAGGAGAAACTGATTGCTGCTACAAAAGCAAAG GAAGAGCTGGCCCAGCAGCTGGACGCGCTCCAGACACGAACCAAGCAGACgctgctctctgccctcccCGGAGTCACCTTGTCCTCAGAGCAG GATTATGACACGTGGCTACAGGAGTTTAAGGAGAAGACTGTGGGTGTGCTAAAGCAGCAGATGATCACAACAGAGCCACCA GATTCAGCTCTTAAATTAAAAGAGGCAGAGGAAGCACAAAGCACTTTACAAGCAGAATGTGAGCAGTACAGAACGATCCTCGCAGAGACA GAAGGGATGCTGCGAAACCTGCAGAAGAGcgtggaggaagaggagcaggtgTGGAAGGCAAAGCTGACAGCCTCTGAAGAGGAGCTCCAAAAG TCACACCTGCAGCTGAAATCCCTGGAAGGCATGGTGGAGAAGTTGAAAGCAGATCTGCAGAGCACAGATCAG CTAAAGGAATACACCTCTCTTCTGGAAACACAACTGGAAAATCACTTGGAGACAGCCAGCTCCGAGCGCCAGAACTACACAAAAGAAGTTGGAGCT TTGAGGCAGCTCTTGTCAGagtcccaggagcagctggaggcagcaaaGACTGAAACGCAGAAGCAGAGCAAGGAGCTGGCCCTG gtcaggcagcagctgagtgaGGCAAAGAGCCACATACAGGAGGAAGTAGTGGGGTTAGAGGCTGAGCCAAGTGAGCCTGCACCCCTCAAGGTTAGG TTGAaaacccagctggagcagaacgAAACGCTGGCAGAGAAGGAGCAAATGCTGCGGCAAAAGCTGGCAcgggagctggaggag GCCCAGAGCTTAGCACGCAGcttgcaggcagagctggaaaagctgagaCTGGCAGAACATGCAGCAGCTTCAGACAAGGAGGAGACCCAGCACCTCAAG GAAagacttgaaaaagaaaaaaaattaacaaaggaCCTGGGCCAGGCAGCAACCAAACTGCAGGAGCTACTGAAGGTTACCCAGGACCAACTGgccaaagagagagaaatggtGAAGAAGTTGAAAGAACAGCTTCAGGAAACG GGGAAAGAGGACAGTTCAAAGGAAGGGACTTCAGTTTGA